In one window of Rhizobium oryzihabitans DNA:
- a CDS encoding response regulator, which yields MATAQTKRPPADDDAAHLLIVDDDARIRDLLQRFLGDKGYRISVAADAAEARRKMMGIRFDLLILDVMMPGENGLSLTRSLNENKSVPVILLTARSEADSRIAGLEAGADDYLAKPFDPRELVLRINNILRRNTSPDTPKIEQIMFGPYSFSIPKKELRRGPETIRLTDREQEIMLLFALRAGDTIPRHELVEAESEVGERTIDVQINRLRRKIEDDPANPVYLQTVRGIGYRLSVD from the coding sequence ATGGCGACAGCACAGACAAAACGCCCGCCGGCTGATGACGACGCCGCTCACCTCCTGATCGTCGATGACGACGCCCGCATCCGCGATCTCCTGCAGCGCTTTCTCGGCGACAAGGGATACCGCATCTCCGTGGCCGCGGATGCGGCCGAAGCCCGGCGCAAGATGATGGGCATCCGTTTCGACCTCCTCATCCTCGATGTGATGATGCCGGGGGAAAACGGGCTGTCACTCACCCGCTCGCTGAACGAAAACAAATCCGTGCCCGTCATTCTTCTGACAGCCCGCTCGGAAGCGGATTCCCGCATCGCGGGATTGGAGGCAGGCGCGGATGATTATCTCGCCAAGCCCTTCGATCCCCGTGAACTGGTCCTGCGCATCAACAACATCCTGCGGCGCAACACTTCGCCCGATACGCCCAAGATCGAACAGATCATGTTCGGCCCCTACAGCTTCTCCATTCCCAAAAAGGAATTGCGGCGTGGCCCGGAAACCATCCGCCTGACGGACCGCGAACAGGAGATCATGCTGCTTTTTGCGCTCCGCGCCGGTGACACCATTCCACGGCACGAACTGGTCGAGGCGGAGTCGGAAGTGGGTGAAAGAACCATCGACGTGCAGATCAACCGTCTTCGCCGCAAGATCGAGGACGACCCTGCAAACCCGGTCTATCTGCAAACTGTGCGCGGCATCGGCTACCGCCTGAGCGTGGACTGA
- a CDS encoding MarR family winged helix-turn-helix transcriptional regulator, whose protein sequence is MSAAEYEGTAVPPQSLKTAATRQTPALPKVDDGKIDFDTIEALFFAYRDFVSDPDVILSKLEYGRAHHRVVYFVSRQPGMTVADLLDTLQITKQSLARVLKQLIDDGYIRQMAGPEDRRQRRLYPTLTGRELALALSEPQSRRIDRALEGLGPEARACVRKFLAQMRSPVPGEGD, encoded by the coding sequence ATGTCAGCCGCAGAATATGAAGGAACCGCAGTGCCACCGCAATCGCTCAAAACCGCAGCCACTAGGCAGACACCGGCACTCCCGAAGGTTGACGACGGCAAGATTGACTTCGACACGATCGAGGCGCTGTTCTTCGCCTATCGCGATTTCGTCTCCGATCCCGACGTCATTCTGTCGAAACTGGAATATGGCCGGGCGCATCACCGGGTGGTCTATTTCGTCAGCAGACAGCCCGGCATGACGGTGGCGGATTTGCTCGACACACTGCAGATCACCAAGCAAAGCCTTGCCCGCGTGCTGAAACAACTGATCGACGACGGTTACATCCGCCAGATGGCAGGCCCGGAAGACCGTCGCCAGCGCAGGCTCTATCCGACGCTGACGGGCCGCGAACTGGCTCTGGCGCTGAGCGAGCCGCAATCGCGCCGCATCGACCGGGCGCTGGAAGGGCTTGGACCCGAGGCCCGCGCCTGCGTGCGCAAGTTCCTGGCGCAGATGCGAAGCCCGGTACCAGGGGAAGGCGATTGA